The following are encoded together in the candidate division KSB1 bacterium genome:
- a CDS encoding beta-lactamase family protein produces the protein MKKIFLILLAVTALSIHSIYPQLKNELRKNLDEYMTRLTELGYSGALLVAKEGEVIFSRGYGLANRTEQTPVTPETIFTTGSVTKQFTAAAILKLEMQGKLNVREPITKYFKNVPEDKKATTLHHLLTHSAGLKSALGFDFAEISRDEYIELAMKTPLNRPPGETYEYSNVGFSLLAAIVEQVSGQSYDAFLQEHLFNPAGMENTGYPKSNWNPKKLAHGYQGDKDWGTFLEHKMAEDGPYWHLRGNGGVHSTTGDMYKWHLALQEDKILSKEAKEKMYTPHIREGESPSYYGYGWSVMDTRNGKLITHNGGNPYFAADFLRYVDKDVTIYVTSNSAEQRAFRISRTIAKIAFGEDYSLPPLKVETLSEADLQKTEMGRHALAFLELLGAKDDDSARNLIKEHYSARVLEKASVEKQLRALQPDRDEIGAVEIGKIV, from the coding sequence ATGAAGAAAATTTTTCTTATTTTATTGGCAGTCACTGCTTTGTCAATTCACTCGATTTATCCGCAGCTCAAAAATGAACTACGCAAAAACCTTGATGAGTATATGACCCGGCTAACCGAACTCGGTTATTCAGGAGCGCTTTTGGTTGCCAAAGAAGGCGAGGTTATTTTTTCTAGAGGGTACGGGTTGGCAAATCGAACTGAGCAAACCCCTGTTACCCCGGAAACGATTTTCACGACCGGCTCAGTCACCAAGCAGTTTACCGCCGCCGCGATTCTAAAACTTGAAATGCAGGGCAAACTTAACGTCCGGGAACCCATTACAAAATATTTTAAAAACGTTCCTGAAGACAAAAAAGCAACCACTCTCCACCATCTTCTGACGCACAGCGCTGGTCTCAAATCTGCCCTGGGGTTTGACTTTGCTGAGATTAGCCGGGACGAGTACATCGAACTTGCCATGAAAACACCACTAAATCGTCCTCCCGGTGAGACGTACGAATATTCAAATGTTGGTTTCAGTCTGCTGGCCGCGATTGTCGAGCAAGTCTCCGGTCAATCTTATGACGCATTTTTGCAAGAGCACCTCTTTAACCCCGCCGGCATGGAAAATACCGGCTATCCGAAGTCAAACTGGAATCCCAAAAAGCTTGCGCATGGATATCAAGGCGACAAAGATTGGGGCACCTTCCTCGAACACAAAATGGCAGAGGACGGCCCTTACTGGCATCTTCGCGGCAACGGCGGTGTTCACTCGACGACCGGCGATATGTACAAATGGCATCTCGCTCTTCAAGAAGATAAAATTCTTTCGAAGGAAGCGAAGGAAAAAATGTACACGCCGCACATTCGTGAAGGAGAGTCTCCTTCCTATTATGGTTACGGCTGGTCTGTAATGGACACACGCAACGGCAAGCTGATCACCCACAACGGCGGCAACCCCTACTTTGCGGCGGATTTCCTGCGTTATGTTGATAAAGATGTGACCATTTACGTTACGTCAAACAGCGCTGAGCAGCGGGCGTTTCGAATCAGCCGGACAATTGCTAAAATTGCCTTTGGCGAAGATTACTCGCTGCCGCCTCTCAAAGTGGAAACTTTAAGCGAGGCGGATCTACAGAAAACCGAAATGGGAAGACATGCTCTGGCATTTCTTGAATTGCTCGGCGCTAAAGATGACGATTCCGCGCGCAATTTGATTAAAGAGCATTATTCGGCAAGAGTCCTCGAAAAGGCATCTGTCGAAAAACAGCTTCGCGCTTTACAGCCGGATCGGGATGAGATTGGAGCCGTGGAAATTGGTAAAATTGT